A single genomic interval of Juglans regia cultivar Chandler chromosome 1, Walnut 2.0, whole genome shotgun sequence harbors:
- the LOC108999338 gene encoding early nodulin-like protein 1, producing the protein MESMRTRFLIGFLFVVLMAFLSSSQAYKFFVGGKDGWVLNPPENYNHWAERNRFQVNDTLFFKYKKGSDSVSVVTKDRYDSCDNTNPIQSFTEGDSVFKFDRSGPFYFISGNVDHCQKGQKLIVVVLAVRNKTRHAPPTSPSPAADTPALPPTAATPEGESSRSGAPAPDQSPSDIRDSPAPLPSGKSGAVAGCRVFSVGLALVISIGVNVFLRSFV; encoded by the exons ATGGAGTCTATGAGAACGAGATTTCTAATTGGGTTCTTGTTTGTGGTACTGATGGCTTTTCTTAGCTCATCTCAAGCTTACAAGTTCTTCGTTGGTGGCAAAGATGGCTGGGTTTTAAACCCTCCTGAGAACTACAATCACTGGGCTGAAAGAAATAGGTTTCAAGTCAACGATACTCTCT TTTTCAAATACAAGAAAGGATCTGACTCAGTCTCAGTCGTCACAAAGGACCGTTACGATTCATGCGACAACACGAACCCTATACAGTCTTTCACAGAAGGCGACTCAGTCTTCAAGTTTGATCGTTCCGGCCCATTTTACTTCATCTCCGGCAATGTTGACCATTGCCAAAAGGGTCAGAAACTCATCGTCGTCGTCTTGGCCGTGCGGAACAAAACTCGCCACGCGCCTCCGACTTCTCCTTCTCCGGCCGCTGACACTCCAGCATTGCCTCCTACGGCAGCGACCCCGGAAGGTGAGTCATCGCGTAGTGGGGCTCCAGCACCTGATCAGAGTCCGTCAGATATTCGGGATTCTCCGGCACCACTTCCCTCGGGAAAATCTGGTGCAGTAGCGGGTTGCAGAGTTTTTTCAGTTGGGTTGGCTTTGGTTATCAGTATTGGGGTGAATGTTTTTTTGAGAAGCTTTGTGTGA